The Bacteroidales bacterium genome has a segment encoding these proteins:
- a CDS encoding saccharopine dehydrogenase produces MQKILVLGAGLSSGALISYLLEHAGKGRWKVRIADISEEMARQKIMGHPAGETVKLDAGDEDHLAYEIHNADLVISMLPARMHPRVARHCVRYGRHMITASYVSPELRELDEEARKNNVLLLNEIGVDPGIDHMSAMYLLERLRKQGAEITAFESNTGGLVAPKHDNNPWNYKFTWNPRNVVLAGQGGAQFLHNGMYKYIPYHKIFRRYERIYILDLGEFEAYPNRDSLKYQDAYGLQNVETMFRGTIRRPGFCKAWDILVQTGMTDDSYIMHHSDQLTYREYTNSFLAWSPTMNVEDKLAEYTGVDKDSETMYKIRWLGLFSNERAGLRDATPAQILQSLLEKRWKLDPDDKDMIVMQHQIEYKTGGRKKKILSSLVYTGKDAKSTAMSVTVGLPVAIAARLIMEGKISLRGVHIPIHPEIYMPVLQELSEHGIRFVEEEGIPQELQY; encoded by the coding sequence ATGCAAAAGATACTTGTTCTGGGAGCAGGACTCTCCTCAGGGGCACTGATCAGTTATCTTCTTGAACATGCAGGAAAGGGCAGATGGAAGGTCAGAATTGCTGATATTTCCGAAGAGATGGCCCGGCAGAAAATCATGGGTCATCCTGCCGGAGAAACGGTAAAGCTGGATGCAGGAGACGAAGATCATCTGGCTTATGAAATTCATAATGCTGACCTGGTCATCTCCATGCTTCCTGCCAGGATGCATCCCCGTGTGGCCCGGCACTGTGTTCGATACGGCAGGCACATGATTACGGCTTCCTATGTTTCGCCTGAACTCAGGGAACTTGACGAGGAAGCCCGGAAAAACAATGTACTTCTGCTCAATGAGATAGGAGTCGATCCCGGCATTGACCACATGTCGGCCATGTACCTTCTGGAGCGCTTACGCAAGCAGGGAGCAGAAATAACTGCTTTTGAATCAAATACCGGCGGATTGGTTGCCCCCAAGCATGACAACAACCCCTGGAATTACAAGTTTACCTGGAACCCCCGCAATGTAGTGCTTGCCGGTCAGGGTGGGGCACAGTTTCTGCATAACGGCATGTACAAATACATTCCCTACCATAAGATATTCAGAAGGTATGAACGTATTTACATCCTGGATCTTGGGGAATTTGAAGCCTATCCGAACAGGGACTCCCTGAAATACCAGGATGCCTATGGTCTGCAGAATGTTGAAACCATGTTTCGCGGAACAATCCGCAGGCCGGGCTTCTGCAAGGCATGGGACATTCTGGTCCAGACCGGCATGACCGACGATTCATACATCATGCATCATTCCGACCAGCTCACCTACCGCGAGTACACCAACAGTTTCCTGGCATGGAGCCCCACCATGAATGTGGAAGATAAACTCGCCGAATACACAGGAGTTGACAAGGACTCGGAAACCATGTACAAAATCCGCTGGCTGGGGTTGTTCAGCAATGAACGCGCAGGCCTCAGGGATGCCACTCCGGCACAAATCCTTCAGAGCCTCCTCGAAAAACGGTGGAAGCTCGACCCTGACGACAAGGATATGATTGTCATGCAGCACCAGATTGAATACAAAACCGGAGGCCGGAAAAAGAAAATTCTCTCCTCCCTTGTATATACCGGGAAAGATGCAAAAAGCACGGCCATGTCAGTTACAGTGGGCTTGCCGGTGGCCATTGCTGCCCGGCTGATAATGGAAGGAAAGATATCTCTTCGCGGGGTGCATATTCCTATTCACCCTGAGATTTACATGCCGGTACTGCAGGAGCTTTCCGAACACGGAATCCGCTTCGTTGAAGAAGAAGGTATCCCGCAGGAATTACAATACTGA
- a CDS encoding TIGR02757 family protein, which translates to MPDPELKEFLDYKVRQYNTPSFIEGDPVSVPHRFDKQQDIEIAAFFAAALAWGQRTVAVQKAGELMQRMDNQPWHFIMEAGTDDLRRFKNFVHRTFNGNDCMFFLFSLQRMYRKYGSLGNFFSRCYRETGDLKDVLIVFRREFLKPAHPAHVAKHIASVGDNASAKRLNLFLRWMVRKDNGGVDFGLWSHIPPSSLYIPLDLHSGNVARKLGLLNRKQNDWKAVEELTSALKLLDPEDPVRYDYALFGLGIFEKF; encoded by the coding sequence ATTCCTGACCCGGAATTAAAGGAGTTTCTTGATTACAAAGTACGTCAATACAATACCCCATCTTTCATAGAAGGTGATCCTGTATCGGTTCCACACCGTTTTGATAAACAGCAGGATATTGAAATTGCCGCCTTTTTTGCCGCTGCTCTGGCATGGGGACAGCGCACCGTGGCTGTTCAAAAGGCGGGGGAACTGATGCAACGCATGGACAATCAGCCATGGCATTTTATAATGGAAGCCGGGACAGACGATCTGCGGAGGTTTAAAAACTTTGTTCACAGAACGTTTAACGGCAACGATTGTATGTTTTTTCTCTTCTCCCTTCAGCGCATGTACAGAAAATACGGAAGCCTTGGGAATTTCTTTTCACGGTGCTACAGGGAAACAGGTGATTTAAAGGACGTTCTGATTGTTTTCCGCAGGGAATTTCTTAAACCGGCTCACCCGGCCCATGTAGCAAAGCATATAGCCAGTGTGGGCGACAACGCATCGGCCAAGCGCCTCAATCTGTTCCTTCGCTGGATGGTGCGTAAAGACAACGGCGGAGTAGATTTTGGATTATGGAGCCACATTCCCCCTTCTTCCCTGTATATTCCCCTTGATCTGCATTCGGGCAATGTTGCCAGAAAACTTGGATTACTGAACCGGAAACAGAACGATTGGAAAGCAGTGGAAGAACTTACATCAGCTTTAAAATTGCTGGATCCTGAAGATCCGGTCAGGTACGACTATGCTTTGTTCGGACTTGGCATTTTTGAAAAATTCTGA
- a CDS encoding ABC transporter ATP-binding protein yields the protein MIHARNITKSFGTVNVLKGIDLEVKKLEIVSIVGASGAGKTTLLQILGTLNKPDTGEIIIDGTEVSRLRDRELARFRNRNIGFVFQFHHLLPEFTALENVCIPAFIAGVPRGEAIRKATEILAFFGLKHRLNHKPSELSGGEQQRVAIARALINNPSVILADEPSGNLDSKNKKELHELFLTLPERFGQTLVIATHDQELAAMAHRRLKIADGRFEQ from the coding sequence ATGATCCATGCCCGAAACATTACCAAATCGTTTGGAACCGTAAACGTGCTGAAGGGTATTGATCTGGAAGTTAAGAAACTGGAAATCGTTTCGATTGTAGGTGCCAGCGGAGCCGGGAAAACAACCCTGCTGCAGATACTTGGTACCCTCAATAAACCTGATACAGGAGAAATTATTATTGACGGAACCGAAGTGAGCAGGCTCCGCGACAGGGAACTGGCCCGGTTCAGAAACCGGAACATTGGATTTGTATTTCAGTTTCATCATCTTCTGCCTGAATTTACGGCTCTCGAGAATGTATGTATTCCGGCTTTCATTGCCGGTGTACCCAGGGGAGAGGCGATCAGAAAAGCCACGGAGATTCTTGCCTTCTTCGGACTGAAGCACCGTCTCAATCATAAACCGTCTGAGTTGTCGGGAGGGGAACAGCAACGGGTGGCTATTGCCAGAGCCCTGATCAACAATCCTTCTGTCATCCTGGCCGACGAACCTTCAGGAAATCTTGACAGCAAAAACAAAAAAGAATTGCACGAGCTTTTTCTTACCCTTCCTGAACGATTCGGGCAGACTCTGGTTATCGCCACCCACGACCAGGAACTTGCCGCCATGGCACACCGCCGCCTGAAAATTGCTGACGGTCGTTTTGAGCAGTAA
- a CDS encoding twin-arginine translocase TatA/TatE family subunit translates to MGLSGGEILLVILVALMLFGAKSIPEIMRGIAKGMHEFRKAADEIKEELNRSSSGIVDEITELKNDVERQVQTHIQQPLSEIGNEIQKKVATDIEQSYTNIEKDVASSAEAALKDPDEEEQDKVQE, encoded by the coding sequence ATGGGCCTGAGCGGTGGGGAAATATTGCTCGTGATACTGGTGGCGCTCATGCTCTTCGGCGCCAAAAGCATCCCGGAAATCATGCGCGGGATTGCCAAGGGAATGCATGAGTTCCGTAAGGCTGCCGATGAAATCAAGGAAGAACTGAACCGGTCTTCGAGCGGTATTGTTGATGAGATTACCGAACTTAAAAATGATGTGGAGCGGCAGGTGCAGACCCATATTCAACAGCCTCTGAGCGAAATCGGAAATGAAATCCAGAAGAAGGTAGCAACCGATATCGAGCAATCCTATACGAATATTGAAAAAGATGTCGCCTCCTCAGCAGAGGCTGCCCTGAAGGACCCGGATGAGGAAGAACAGGATAAAGTCCAGGAATAA